A section of the Streptomyces agglomeratus genome encodes:
- a CDS encoding ISAs1 family transposase, whose product MPGGLADLLGRDPAGAKSLAVDGKSARGSRTDTTAAAHLLSAVLPGGYVVAQLRVPDRTTEVTGFTPLLAPFDLTGVTVTADALHTCRKHAKWLVETKKAHYLLVVKRNQPTLHAAVRALPWKQVTARRYDRGRGHGRRETRSVRALTVTGLGLDFPHATQAAKIVRHRACVKTGKVTRKTVYVITDLPSTTASPQLIAQLARSQWEIEAVHHVRDTTFTEDASKIRTGHGPANMATLRNFTISTLRTADHRSIAAGLRHLSYKPHTRPLDLIGLP is encoded by the coding sequence GTGCCCGGCGGCCTGGCCGACCTGCTCGGCCGTGATCCCGCGGGCGCCAAGAGTCTGGCGGTGGACGGCAAGAGCGCCCGGGGCTCGCGCACCGATACCACCGCGGCAGCTCATCTGCTGTCCGCGGTCCTGCCCGGCGGATACGTCGTGGCCCAGCTGCGGGTGCCGGACAGGACCACGGAGGTCACCGGCTTCACGCCACTGCTGGCCCCGTTCGACCTCACCGGTGTCACGGTGACCGCCGATGCCCTGCATACCTGCCGGAAGCACGCGAAGTGGCTGGTGGAGACCAAGAAGGCGCACTACCTGCTGGTCGTCAAGCGCAACCAGCCCACCCTGCACGCGGCCGTGCGCGCGCTGCCGTGGAAGCAGGTCACCGCACGCCGCTACGACCGCGGGAGAGGTCACGGCCGCCGGGAGACCCGCTCGGTCCGTGCGCTGACCGTCACCGGCCTGGGCCTGGACTTCCCGCACGCCACACAGGCCGCGAAGATCGTGCGCCACCGCGCCTGCGTGAAGACCGGGAAGGTCACCCGCAAGACGGTCTACGTGATCACCGACCTGCCCTCCACCACCGCATCCCCGCAGCTCATCGCTCAACTCGCTCGCTCACAGTGGGAAATCGAGGCCGTGCATCACGTCCGGGACACCACCTTCACCGAAGACGCCTCGAAGATCCGCACCGGTCACGGCCCAGCCAACATGGCCACCCTGCGCAATTTCACGATCAGCACCCTGCGCACCGCAGACCACCGCAGCATCGCCGCCGGCCTCCGCCACCTCTCCTACAAGCCCCACACCCGCCCACTCGACCTCATCGGACTGCCCTGA